Below is a genomic region from Rhodococcus sp. WMMA185.
CCATCAGCAACGTTGCCGCGGCATATGCACCGAAGGTGTTGTAGTCGTCGGTGTAGCGAGAATGCACCAGCAGCGTCAGAGTCTGTGACACGCCCGGAAGTCCCGAGGACACCATGATCACCGCTCCGAACTCCCCCAACGCTCGCGCGACGGTGAGGATCACTCCATAGGTCAGGCCCCACCGGATGGCGGGCAGCGTGATCATCCGAAAGGTCTGCCACCGGTTGGCACCGAGCGTCGCGGCGGCCTGTTCCTGATCCTCTCCGATCTCGCGCAGGACTGGTTCGACCTCTCGTACCACGAACGGCAGGGTAACGAACAAGGTGGCGATGACCATGCCGGGAAGACTGAAGATCACCTTGAACCCCAGCGAATCCAGGCCACCGAACCACCCGTTGACACCCCAGAGCAGGATCAGCGAGACGCCTACCACGATCGGCGAGACGGCAAACGGAAGATCGACGACGGCCTGGACCAGCCCGCGACCGGGGAAGCGACCGCGAACCAAGGCCAAGGCCGTCACGACCCCGAAGACCACGTTGACCGGGACCACGATCGCCACGATCAGCAGCGACAGATTGAGCGCCGAAATCGCGGCCGGCGTACTGATCGATTCGTAGAACGCGACGATGCCGTTTTCGAAGGTGCGGAACAAGATGACGCCGATCGGCAACACCAGCAGTCCGAACAGATAGACCAGGGCGATCGTGCGCAGAGCGATCCGGGTGGGCGCCGACAGCTTCATACGGCCCGCTCCTCGCGACGCTGGGCCCGGCTCGACAGGAGCCGGAGGACGAACAACGTCATGAACGCGATGGCCAACAGGACCACCGACACAGCCGCAGCAGACGCGGGCCTGCCGATTTCGATCTGCTGCTGAATGTACTGAGACGCGACCTGGGTCTCCCGTGGGATGTTTCCGCCGATCAGAACGACGGATCCGTATTCGCCGATCGCGCGGGCGAACGCGAGCCCCGCACCGCTGATGATCGCCGGAATCAGTGTCGGCAGAACCACCTTGCGGAAGATCGTGACGTTGTCGGCTCCGAGCGAGGCCGCGGCCTCTTCCACTTCCCTGTCCACCTCGATCAGCACGGGCTGTACCGAGCGGACGACGAACGGCAACGTCACGAAAGCGAGCGCCACGATCAGCCCGGGCTGCGTCGCGTTCAGCTGAATCCCGATCGGGCTTTGCGGGCCGTAGAGGGACAGCAGCACGATGCTGGCCACGATCGTGGGCAGCGCGAACGGCAAATCGATCAGCGCGTTGACGATTCGTTTTCCAGGGAACTCGTCTCGCACCAGGACCCAGGCGATCAGCGTGCCCATAATTGCGTTCACCACGGCCACCACCACCGAAACGAACACTGTCACACGCAGCGAAGCGAGCGCCGCCGGGCTGGTGATCGCGTCCACAAAGCCGCTGATGCCGTCGCCGAACGACGCGACGGTGAGCGCGGCGAGAGGCAGGACCACCATGACGCTCAGCCACAGCGTCGCGATGCCGATCCCCAATGGTCCGACCGCTCCGGTGACCCGGGCGACCTTTCTCCGGGCGGGTGGGACGGGAGGGGCCGACGGCGCGATGTCGCGGTCGCCGGTCATCGTCTGTATCTCGCTCACTTCGGTCTTACCTGGTTGCATTGTCGTAGATCATGGCGATCGACCCGGAATCCTCGGCGAACAACTCGGAGTCGACCGCTGACCAACCGCCGAAATCGGCGATAGTCCACAGCTTGGTCGGCTCCGGGAACTTTTCGGCGAACTCTGACTTCACTGCGGGATCGACCGGGCGGAACCCTGCCTCTGCCCACAGCCTCTGCGCCTCTGGCGTGTACAGGAAGTCTTTGAACGCCACGGCCTTCTCGAGATTCTTGCTGTTCGCCAGCACCGCGACCGGATTCTCGATCTTGAAGGTGGTCGGAGGAGTCACATACTCGATGGGTTCGCCGTGCTCCTCGAGGAACAGGGCCTCGTTCTCGTAGCTGATGAGTACATCACCCGTGCCCTGCAGAAACGCCTCGGACGCGGCACGCCCCGAAGCCGGCTGAATCCTCATGTGATCGTTCACGAGCGAGGTGATGTACGCAAGGCCCGCGTCCGGATCCTCTCCGCCGTTGCTCTTCGCGGCGTAGGGGGCGAGCAGATCCCACTTCGCGGACCCGGAACTGAACGGGTTGGGGGCCACGACCTCCACACCGGGGCGCAGCAGGTCGTCCCAGTCACGGATGTTCTTGGGGTTGTCTTCCCGTACGACCAGGGTGACGACCGAACCGAACGGAACCCCGTTGTATGCATCCTGGTCCCAGCTCTTGTCGACCAGCCCGAAGTCGACGAGTCGAGTGATGTCGGGTTCGACGGAAAAGTTGACGACGTCGGCTTCGGCACCGTCGGTCACCTTGCGCGATTGGTCACCGGAGGCGCCGTACGACGGCTGGACTTTCACGCCCTCGCCCTCCTCGGTTGCGTCGAACGCGGGGAATATCTTGTCGAAGCCCGGCTTCGGCACTGCGTACGCGTACAGGTTGATCGTGCCCGCGCTGCCGTCCCCTCCTGCCGCTTCGCCACCGACGGTATCGCTCGTGCCGCCGGCGCACGCGGCCAGCGTCACTGCTCCGACCGTCATGAGGGCCGCGAAGTAACGACGAGAACAGCGCCGCATGGGAGATACCTTCCTGAAAATTGGGTGTGTACGAAGAACAGCGAGGAGTTTCCGCAGATGCATCTCGTGCGGCTGGGGGTCCTGGGGCGCACGTGTCCGCTCGTGGAACGGGCGCGAACACAAGTGTGCGCAGCACCGCTCGGAGCTGCAAGAGACGTGCGAAGGGAGATCAGCAACAGTCGATATCGGCGACTGCAAGCATGCCGACCGCGATCAACGCCAATTCGTGGCGGATCTGGTGTACAGCGGCTTCAGACACGCCGAGAACTTTATCAGAGGCCGGATCAACCACTCGAATCGAACAGAACTACCTAGGTGAGCAGCCAGGCCACGATCACAAGGACGATGAGCGCGAGCAGCGCGAGAGTGACGCGTGAGCGTGGCATCAGGGTTCCTCCACCTTCGAAACGTCCCTCCTGAGCAGGACGAAGACTGCGGCCAGGCCGCGATCGAGCAGCCACGCCGCTACCCGGCACACCGGCACCATCACCAGCAGCACGAGGGCAACCTGTGGAACGAACGGAAGCCCGGTGATCCACAGCTCGAAGCCGTCCCACCAACTCGCTATGCGGTCCACCGGCCCACCTTATCCTCACCCGACACGCCTTGGCCGAACAGGTAGACGTCGAGGCGGAAGCGGCAGATGATGAGCAGATGGTGTCCATTGCTGCACACTCCTCTGACAGGGCCCACCGGACCGGCCATCGCCACCGTTCCTTTCCTCCGATCGACGACTACGCCTTCCTGTCGGATTGCGAAACCACCTGCCTGATTGCCCGCAACGGATCGGTCGAATGGATGTGCATTCCGCGACCGGACTCCCCCAGCATCTTCGGCGCCGTCCTCGACCGCAGCGCAGGCCATTTCCGGATCGGACCCTACGGGCAGAACGTGCCCTCGGCCCGGCGTTATCTTCCCGGAGGACTGATCGTCGAAACCACATGGCAGACCGAGACGGGGTGGCTCATCGTGCGCGACGCCCTGGTACTCGGTCCGTGGCACAACGTCGAAGAGCGCTCCCATTCCCACCGCCGCACCCCCACCGACTGGGACGCCGAGCATGTCCTGCTGCGCACGGTGAAGTGCGTCAACGGAACCGTCGAACTCGAAATGAGCTGCGAACCTGCTTTCGACTATCACCGGGGAACTGCGAAATGGGAGTACACCGGCAAGGTCTACGAGGAGGCCACGGCCATCTGCAGGTCCAGCAGTCCGGACAACCACCCGACCCTGAAGCTGACCACGAACATGCGGATCGGCTTGGAAGGGCGGGAGGCGCGCGCCCGAACTCGGATGGTCGAAGGTGACGACGTGTTCGTGGCGCTGTCGTGGTCCCACATGCCGGCGCCGCAGACCTTCGACGAAGCCGCCGACAAGATGTGGCAGACGGCGAAGTGCTGGCGCGAATGGATCACCATCGGCCGATTCCCGGACCACAAATGGCGCGGCCACCTGCAGCGCAGTGCCCTGACGCTCAAGGGGTTGACCTACACTCCAACGGGCGCACTCCTCGCGGCACCGACGACGTCCCTACCGGAAGCGCCTGGCGGCGAAAGGAACTGGGACTACCGCTACGCTTGGGTTCGCGATTCGACGTTCGCGCTGTGGGGGCTCTACAGCCTCGGGCTCGACCGAGAGGCCAACAACTTCTTCTCCTTCCTCTACGACGTGTCGACCGCCGATGACGGCCACCACCATCCGCTTCAGGTGATGTATGGCGCGGGCGGCGAACACACCCTCGAGGAGTCGGAACTGGCCCACCTCTCCGGGTACGACGGAGCCCGACCGGTTCGGATCGGCAATGGTGCGTACAACCAGGTCCAGCACGACATCTGGGGAACGATCCTCGATTCGGTCTACCTGCACGTGAGAACTCGGGAACGCGTCCCGGAGACGCTGTGGCCGATGCTCAAGCGTCAAGTCGAGGAGGCGGCCAAGAATTGGCGGCACCCGGACCGTGGGATCTGGGAAGTACGTGGCGAGCCACAGCACTTCACATCGTCGAAGATCATGTGCTGGGTGGCTCTCGACCGAGGGGCGAAACTTGCCGAACTCCAGGGTGAGACGAGTTACGCGCAACAGTGGTCCGAACTGGCCGACGAGATCAAAGAAGATATCCTCGAGCACGGCGTCGACGCCCGCGGGGTACTCACCCAGCGGTACGGCAGCGACGATCTCGACGCGTCCCTGCTCCTCGCCCCCCTGCTCCGGTTCCTACCCGCCGACGACCCTCGCATCCGCACCACCGTGCTCGCCATCGCGGACGAGTTGACCGAGAACGGACTCGTGCTGCGCTACCGGGTAGAGACCACCGACGACGGCCTGTCCGGAAAGGAGGGCACCTTCACGATCTGCTCGTTCTGGCTGGTATCGGCTCTCGTCGAGATCGGTGAACTCGACCGAGCCAAGCAGCTGTGTGATCGGCTCCTAGGATTCGCGAGCCCCCTCGAGCTGTACGCCGAAGAGATCGACTCCGACTCCGGTCGGCACCTCGGCAATTTCCCTCAGGCGTTCACCCACCTCGCGCTGATCAACGCCGTATTGCACGTCATCCGCGCCGAGGAAGCCGAAGCAGGCACGTTTCAGCCTGCGCACAGCGCCATCTGATCAACGCTGGGTCAACTGTTGCCGTGGTGGTTCGCGCGGACTAGTCGACGAAGCGGCGCAACAACCGTTCCGCGTCGGCCGCGATCTGCCGAACCACCACACCGGCCGGCCGCTCCGACGCGACGAGGCCCGCAGCCTCTCCGGCGTACACGACACCGAGGTCAGGATTGCCGGGGTCGTACGCGGCGACGAGTTCCTCCTCGGGTGCGTCGCTGCCGTGCCAGCGCGAGGTGAACTCGTTGCTCAGTGCCCGTCCACCCCATCGCTGTGGCCACGGTTGTCTTCGCGCCTGATCGAACACCGAGGTGTATACGGTGTCGGTGCTTTGAGCGGCCACGACCCTGCTCCGGGCATACTCGGGTCCGATCGTCTCGGGACTGGCCAGGAGAGCAGTCCCGATCATCGCACCCTCGGCGCCTGCGGCGAGAACGGCTGCGAGACCTCGTCCCGTCGCAATGCCACCGGCCGCCACCACCGGAAGCTCGGTGGCTTCGAGAACCTCCTGAAGCAGTGGCAACGTTGCGATCTTTCCGGTGTGTCCACCGGCTTCGCCGCCCTGGGCAATAACGAAGTCGACCCCCGCCGCTTCGACCACGCGCAAATCCTCGACCGTGTTCACCTGCGACCCGACGAGGGCGCCGGTGTCACGGACCCGGTCGACGAACGGTGCGGGATCACCGAACGAGAGCAACACGACCCGCGGGATCTGCGCCAGCGCCGCGTCGAGAAGAGCGTCGTTGTCGGTGAGCGACCACGTCATGAGCCCGATGCCGAGATCGCTTCCGCCGATTCTCCGGGCTGTCGCCGTCTCGTCGGTGATCCACTCCGGGCTCGCGTATCGTGCGGCACCGAGTAATCCCAGTCCGCCCGCCTTCGTCACCTCTCCGACGAGGGTGCCGCCCGCGCGCCCGCCCATCGGTGCCCCGAGGATCGGCACCGTGAGTCCGAGTGTCCGCGTGAGCCATGTCTCCAAAGCCACCTGCCGCACCTACTTTCAGTCAGAGCGATCGGAGAGAAGCGGGATTTCGGGGACCGCCACCAGTGGCGCTATTTCTTGGGTTTGTCCCCGACAGCTTCGGAGGAGAGCGCGGCTACGAAGGCTTCCTGAGGAACCTCCACGCGACCGATGGTCTTCATGCGCTTCTTCCCCTCCTTCTGCTTCTCGAGCAGCTTGCGCTTACGGCTGATATCGCCGCCGTAGCACTTGGCGAGTACGTCTTTGCGAATGGCGCGGATGTTCTCGCGTGAGATGATCTTCGACCCGATTGCCGCCTGGATCGGCACCTCGAATTGCTGCCGGGGAATGAGCTCACGCAACTTCGACGTCATCCGGCCACCGTAGGTGGCTGCCGCGGAGCGATGCACGATCGACGAGAATGCGTCGACGGCCTCACCCTGCAACAAGATGTCAACCTTCACCAGGTCCGCGAGCTGCTCACCCGACTCCTCGTAGTCAAGGCTCGCGTAGCCCTTCGTCCGAGACTTCAGGGCGTCGAAGAAGTCGAACATGATTTCGCCCATAGGCATCTCGTACCGCAATTCGACGCGGGTCTCGGACAGGTAGTCCATACCCCCGAGCTCGCCACGGCGGTTCTGGCACAGTTCCATGATCGCGCCGACGAACTCGCTCGGCGCGATGACGGTGCACTTGACCATCGGTTCGTAGACCTCGCGCGACTTGCCCTCGGGCCAGTACGACGGGTTGGTGACCACGTGCTCGCTGCCATCCTCCATCACCACCCGGTACACCACGTTCGGTGAGGTCGAGATCAGTTCGAGCCCGAACTCGCGTTGGAGCCGGTCGCGGGTGATCTCCATGTGCAGCAGGCCGAGGAACCCGCAGCGGAACCCGAACCCGAGCGCCACGGACGTCTCCGGTTCGTAGGCGAGTGCGGCGTCGTTGAGCCGCAGCTTGTCGAGCGCGTCACGCAGCACCGGGTAGTCGGACCCGTCGAGCGGGTAAAGGCCCGAATAGACCATCGGCTTGGGGTCGCGGTAGCCCACGAGAGGCTCCTCGGCTCCGCCGCGCGCCGAGGTGACGGTGTCACCGACTCGCGACTGCCGCACGTCCTTCACCCCGGTGATGAGGTACCCCACCTCGCCGACGCCGAGACCGATGCTGGGCTTCGGCTCGGGCGAGATGATGCCGACCTCGATGAGATCGTGGGTGGCTCCCGACGACATCATGGTGATCTTCTCGCGAGGAGAGATCCGGCCGTCCACCACTCGCACATAGGTGACCACACCGCGGTAGGCGTCGTACACCGAGTCGAAGATCATGGCCCTTGCCGGGGCGTCGGGATCGCCGACCGGCGAAGGGACTTGCCGTACGACCTCGTCGAGTAGCTCCTTCACGCCCACGCCGGTCTTGCCGGACACACGCAGCACGTCACCGGGTTCGCAGCCGGTGATGTGCGCGATCTCCTCGGCGTACCGATCGGGATCCGCGGCGGGAAGGTCGATCTTGTTGAGCACCGGGATGATGGTGAGGTCCTTCTCCATCGCCAGGTACAGGTTCGCGAGCGTCTGCGCCTCGATACCTTGCGCGGCATCGACCAGCAGCACCGCCCCTTCACATGCCTCGAGCGCTCGGGAGACCTCGTACGTGAAGTCGACGTGCCCCGGGGTGTCGATGAGGTGGATCACGAATTCCTCGTCGTCCACCTTCCATGGGAGCCGGACGTTCTGCGCCTTGATCGTGATCCCGCGCTCGCGCTCGATATCCATGCGGTCGAGGTACTGGGCGCGCATCTGCCGCTCCTCGACCACACCGGTGAGTTGAAGCATGCGGTCGGCCAGCGTCGACTTGCCGTGATCGATGTGCGCGATGATGCAGAAATTCCGGATCCTTGCCGGATCCGTGAACGTCTTGTCGGCGAAGCTGCTGATGGGGAACCCCTAACCTGGACCGGCACCGGCCCGGGCCGGGCCGCTGTCACCGCTCAGGATATCCAATTCGCGGACCCGACCCCGCCCAGTACCCCCGCCTGCCCGCAATCCTTTGGTCGCGATGGCATAGACCACATGCCATCAGCGGCGCGGCAGCGCTCGCAAGGGTTCGCTGAGTTCGTTGGAGAAGAACTCGAAGAACGCATCCACGTCCAAACCGGCGTTCATCAGTGTCAGATGATCGATGCCGGCATCGACGTGAGCGCGCGCAGCCTCGAGGTGCTGCTCGGCATCCGGCCCGCATGTTATCGCCTCACGGACATCGTCGAGGCTGACGGAGGACAGTACTTCCTCGAAGTCAGCCGTGTTCTTCCTTTCCGCCAGGACATTCCATCCCAGTAGGCCGAACCTCAGCATTCGGTGCGCTATTTCGACCGCGGTGTGCTCGTCCCGCGCCCACGACAACGGCAACGATGCATACTTCGGCCCGGATCCACCGGCCTTCGCGTAGCCCTCCAGTAGTTCGGGGTTCGGCCCGGCCATGAAGAGACCGTCGCCGAGTTCCGCGGCGAGTGCGACGGATGCCGGACCGCCGACCGCCACCGCGATCGTGGGAAGCACATCGGGAAGGTCGTAGACGCGCGCCTCGTCGAGGGTGAGGTGCTTGCCCTCATAGGACTGATATCCACCAGACCACAACAGGCGGATGATCTCGATGGATTCGCGCAACATCTGATGCCGGACGCGCACCGGCGGCCAGTCACCACCGACCACGTGCTCGTTGAGCCGTTCCCCGGACCCGACCCCCAGAGTGAAGCGGCCCTCACTGAGGATCGCCGTGGTCGCCGCAGCCTGCGCGATGATCGCGGGGTGAATACGGAACGAGGGACAGGTGACGCCTGTGACCAGACCGATCGTGTTCGTTTTCGCGGCCGCAGCGCCCAGCATCGCCCACACGAACCCCGAATGTCCTTGGCTGTACAGCCAAGGATGATAGTGGTCGCTCAGCTCCACGAAATCGAAGCCGGCTCGCTCCGCCTCAACCGCCTGTCGAACGATCTCACTCGGATCGAAGGCTTCGGTCACCAACTTGAATCCGACATGCATGGTTCACTCCTCTCGACACGCTCCCGGAAGCGTTCCCCGAATAGAGCGATTTCACACTCGAGGAGGCCAGGGGCGTCGCCACTCCCGGAATGCCGGGTGCTGCGACGACCACTGGACACCTGTGCCGAGTAGGGATGATTCGGCGTTCAGTACCCCAATTCGTCCGCGATCATTTCTGCGATGGCCTGCATACCCCGCTCGTTGAAGTGGGCCGGCTGGGCCTCCGAGGTCGGGATCAGGCCCTCGAACCACTTGTCCTCGGGTGCGGCGCACGGATCGTGTTCGCCGTCGACGGTGGCCTTCCCGATATCGATGTAGTGCGCGCCGTACTTCTGCGCCGCATCGACATACACCTGATTGAATCGCTCGAAGTAGGTGACAAGCCACTGTGCGTCGGCATCGGAGTACGGAATCGACGGCCAGCAACCGCGATTGCCCACGGCCCCGCCGTGCCCGACGATCACGATCTCGGCGTTCGGCGCCTTCTCCGCAATCGCCCCGATCACCCGATCCACCTCGGGCGCCACCTTCGCGATGCCGTCGACCGCCTTCTGTTCGACGTCAGGGTTGTTCCGGCAGTTGCGATCGCCATCCGGGGTCAAGGATGCACAACTCTCTCGGGTGATCACGACGTGATTCGATTCCACCCCACCGATGCTGATCGTGACGAGGTCGGTCTCCGGCCGCAAGGCCTCCAACTGTGGAGGCGCAACCGTGGGACCCACCCGCTGCGGAGTGTCGATGACGTTCTCGACCTGCGCGGCGATGCACGAGACATCGGTGAAAGTTTCGGCGTCGATGATCCGGGCCAGCTTGGAACCATAGTTCTGGTCCGAGCGCATGCAGAAGTCGGTATGCGAGGGCGTATTGATGAACGGTCCGGCCGCTCGTGAATCACCAAGGGCTACATAGTCGAGCCCGTCGCTCCGGTTGTCCGCGCCGGCACCGCCGGTCATCGCCACCGTCGACGCCACCACAGTGCAGACGACCACCGCTCCCCGCGCCCACCATGAACTCGTCATCCCCGTACCCGATCTCTTCAACGAACTTCCGCCCCCTTCGGCGATTGCGCCACGTAGCGGCACATCAGATTCCATTTCGCGCCTACTAAACTCGCCATATGGCAAGCACGTGGAGCGGCTTCTCACGAACAATCGGCCGAATCGTACGGGACCGGGGCCCCGAGTTGCTCCAGCGGCTACAGAAGTCCGATGCACTCGACCGTGTGGCCGGTGTCCTCACCGGCTCGAGGGCCGCCGCGCCGCAGTCCACCCCCGGCCGTCCGGTCAGCTCGAACGCCTCGCCGACCGCCCAGAGGGCCCGGAAGGTCGAATATGCCCCCGATCTCGACGGTCGCGCCGATCCCGGTGAGATCGTCTGGACCTGGACCACATACGAGGAAGACCCGAGTCAGGGCAAAGACCGCCCCGTCCTCGTCGTCGGGCGCGACGGCGACATACTGCTCGGGCTGATGCTGTCCTCGCAAAGCCGACGCGACGGCGATCGGGACTGGATCGCAATCGGCTCGGGCTCGTGGGACTCACAAGGCCGTCCGAGCTGGATCCGCCTCGACCGCGTGCTCGACGTGCCCGAGGAAGGGATTCGCCGCGAGGGAGCGATCTTGGATAGGGACAAGTTCGAGGCTGTCGCAAAACGCCTTCGGGCGGACTTCAGTTGGCGATGAGCCCCGATATCCGAAGTCCCTTACGGGCCGGCATTCTCAGCGGGAGCCCAGATCTTCGGCGATCATGTCGGCGATCGCGGTCATCGCGAGCTCATTGGGATGGGCCGGCTCTGCCGGGGACTGTGGGAGTAGTCCCTCGAACCAACGCTCTCCGAGGGGCGCGCAGGCGTCGTGTCCGCCTGCCACAGCCGACGTCGCGATGTCGATGTAGTGAACCCCATACTGTTCCGCCGCATCGACGTAGATCTGATTGAAACGTTCGAAATACCCGTTCAACCAGACCGCGTCCGCATCCGACACCGGGATGTTGGGCCAGCATCCGCTCAATCCGACGGAACCGCCGTGGCCGATGACGTAGACCTCCGCCTGCGGGGCTTTCTCGACAATGGCAGCCACCACGGCATCGACCTGAGGAGCCATCCGCTCGATACCCTCGACCGCAAGTTGCTCCGCCAGCGGATTGTCCCGACAGCGGGCATCGGCGCCGGGGTTGATCGCCCCACAGAGCAGCGATACCGGCAGGTGGTTGGAACCGCCCCCACCGATGCTCAGCGTCACGAGGTCGGTGTCCGTGCTGAGGAACTCGATCTGCGGCGGAGCTATGCGTGTCCCGACGAATTGCGGGGTGTCGATCACATGGCTCGGCTTCGCCGCCGAACAGGTGACGTCCGTGAAGCTGGTGACGCCGATCCGGGCCGCCAGTTTGGCCGGGTAGTTCACCTCCGGCGAGCGGAGGCAAAGATCCTGGTGAGTAGAGGGGTCAATGAGAGGCCCGGAAGCCCTCGAGTCACCCAATGCCACGTAGTTCAGACTGTCCTGCGACGCGTCCTCCTCTGCCGAGGCGGTCACGGGTAGCGCCGTGAGTGCGAGAACCGCACATGCCAAAATCCCGGCCCG
It encodes:
- a CDS encoding SGNH/GDSL hydrolase family protein, encoding MALGDSRASGPLIDPSTHQDLCLRSPEVNYPAKLAARIGVTSFTDVTCSAAKPSHVIDTPQFVGTRIAPPQIEFLSTDTDLVTLSIGGGGSNHLPVSLLCGAINPGADARCRDNPLAEQLAVEGIERMAPQVDAVVAAIVEKAPQAEVYVIGHGGSVGLSGCWPNIPVSDADAVWLNGYFERFNQIYVDAAEQYGVHYIDIATSAVAGGHDACAPLGERWFEGLLPQSPAEPAHPNELAMTAIADMIAEDLGSR